A portion of the bacterium genome contains these proteins:
- a CDS encoding FAD-binding oxidoreductase gives RLRVAGTMGINSSDGRVSVRRANGILSALGEYLPELHDVPYPKPWTGVRSLTPDGLPLIGPLRRWPTVVVAAGHAMLGITLAPATARIVAELLERPTNHPALAPGRFRTHPY, from the coding sequence ACGACTTCGCGTCGCTGGCACTATGGGAATCAATTCGTCCGACGGTCGTGTCAGTGTCCGGCGCGCGAACGGGATCCTAAGCGCGCTCGGCGAATACTTGCCGGAACTCCATGACGTGCCGTATCCGAAGCCGTGGACCGGAGTGCGTTCTCTCACGCCCGACGGGCTACCGCTCATCGGTCCCCTCCGGCGGTGGCCTACCGTAGTAGTAGCGGCGGGGCATGCCATGCTCGGCATCACGCTTGCCCCCGCGACCGCGCGGATAGTCGCGGAGCTCCTCGAGCGCCCGACAAACCATCCAGCGCTCGCGCCCGGGCGGTTCCGCACCCACCCTTACTAG